TGTTCATCTTCTTGATCTCCTCAGTACAGTCATAATTGTCAATTCGGCATCAATGATCTATGCAGGAGGGAAGCGCATGAATCTAAAGGAGAGGTGGTACAGATCCATCAAAGGAGTGAGTCTTAAAGGGCCTTTGATCACATCCATTTATGCCCTTCTACTGTCTTCCCTTTCTTTGCTTGGATTGGTTTCCTTGGCAGCACACTTCTACATGCATGACATCAGGAGCTGTCCAGATCAGAGTCTTCTTTGGGTTGCTCTCCATAGCTTGGTCGGCAAAACACATGGAGTGGAATGCTATATTGTGATGTCAGTCTTGGAAGAGAAGCAACGGGTTATAGCATTAGGGGTCTCAGCATATGTTAGCAGAGGTTGCAGGCGTCGTGGCCTTTTCTTGATGCTCATGTTCTTTGTTTGGAGGCTTACACGGTATATTTTTAATTGCTTAATATCAGAAAGTTTATTTAAGTTTGAACAGACAAAAATATCTTTGTTGCGGGGAGCTAAGCCCTTTTATTTAGCGGTCATACCGACTTGGAGCACCGAAGCCCATGCGCTTTCCTAGGCTTCCCGCGAAATCCTCAACGGTCAAAAACCACCCCTTAACCACCGACCTTTGCTGAAACACCGccttcttccttcttccttctccttctcgtcttattctttttcttcaatgTTTCTCCTCTGATCCTCTGCTCTCTCTAAGCGGATTCCGAATCACCGGACTCCGCTATGGAAGATGAATACAGCAATTCTCACGCCGGCCTCCAAGTTCCGCCCCTTCCGGCGACGACCCTCCTACGCGCCCATCACCTCCGACCTCAACCCCTACCACATTCTCTGGCGCTACCAAATTCTCGAGCCCGACGGCGACATCGTCACTTATTGGAACCACGTCTTCCTCGTCACCTCTCTCATTGCCCTTTTCCTCGACCCTCTCTACTTCTTCCTCCCCTCCGTTGGCGGTCCTGCCTGCCTCACCAGTGACACCAGCCTCGGTATTGTTGTTACCTTCTTCCGTACTGTTTCTGATCTCTTTTACTTGCTGCATATGGTGATGAAGTTTCGGACTGCTTTCGTGGCTCCCAGTTCGAGAGGCCTTGGTCGCGGTGAGCTGGTTATGGATGCTCACACGATCGCTATGCGTTACTTGAAGTCtgattttattattgatttagcTGCCACTCTACCGCTTCCTCAGGCACGTTGGTAATTGTGTTTtcaattgaattgaatttaattgGTTTAGGGTTAGGTCTTTGGGTTAGGGTTCAGCTGACTACTTTGTTGATGGGGTTGAGTTAAACAATTCGGAAAGCAAGAGAGCTTGATGATTCCATTGATTTGTGTGCAAGAAATTGAAGTTGAAATCTGAAATTTTAGACAAAAAGCACAATAGGTCAAGTTATCCCTTAAAATTTCATAGGGAACCCTTGGaaatttcatttctctttccCTTGGATTTTCTGTTTAGCCATTCAATCCCGGGAACATGCTGCTCTTTCTAAAACCACATACCATCTTCACTAGGAATGCTATTGtgattattaatttgattttccttCTAGGGTAACCACGGAAAAACTCTTATTTGCTACTTTGTTTCAtcaataaaagttgttttccttTCTGAAAGGGGGCTTCTGGTAGTTTTCTTTGGTCTTACATAGATAGGTAGCCATTGTTAGttgacattttaaatttaagagaGGCTGCTATCACTAGTCAGCTCTGAAGATGATTGTTCATTCACATGGTAAATACAGAGGTTAGAATCCTATGGCGCAATTAAAAGATgccaagaaaaaagatgagTGGAGAATGAGCTAGTGATGTGAGATTCAAAATGCAGAGTGAAATAATGTGGATAAGTGTATTGGATTTAGAATCTTTCTTAAAAGTTTtctagaaaaggaaaagtaattCATTTTTGCAAGTCTTCCGGTATTTGGATTTTGGCAGCATGTCATGTAATTTTCCTTGCTGAAGGGGAACAGATGTTGGAACATTAccttttctaaatataaaaattaattaattaaaaaaaaaaaaaacacttgacaCCTATACTTAATTAGGCTAAGATCTGGTTTTATTGTGTCTATGGTTCTCACAATTCTTACAGCACGTCTTTGGGAGTTCAggtttttgtttccttttattttgcaGATTGTCATCTGGTTGGTAATACCTGCAACAAAAAAAGACAGAGCAGATCAGACCAACAACACTCTTGCTCTCATTGTACTCATTCAATATGTTCCTAGACTGTTCCTTATTTTCCCTTTGAATCGTCGGATCATAAAAACTACAGGAGTTGTTGCTAAGACTGCTTGGGCAGGAGCTGCTTACAATCTCCTTCTTTACATGCTAGCCAGTCATGTAAGGATCCAGTCTCCCAATAGACCCTTACTCCACTGTTTTGTTCCCTTTAACTGGGTAAAACTAATTGAAACATCACAACCTCAAAATACAATGCGGTTAAGTAATTGTGACACTTAATCTAGATGGTTCTACCCATTTTCTGTTGGTGCAGGTATTAGGAGCTTCTTGGTATCTATTGTCCATGGGCCGACAGCACGCCTGCTGGAAAGCAGAGTGTGCAAAAGAAAGTGCAGCAGGAATTTCATTTTGTCTCCCTAGTTTTCTGGACTGTAAAAGTTTGGAACTAGAAGAACGGCAGTATTGGATGAATGCTACTCGAGTAGTTGCTAATTGTGATGCTAGAGGGCATGATACAGAATTTAAGTTTGGAATGTTTGCAGATGCTTTTACTAATGATGTTGCTTCATCAAAATTTATTGAGAAATACTTGTATTGCCTCTGGTGgggattaaaaaatttaaggtatGAACTTGTACATTTTGGATGTTAGATGTTTTCTGTTTCAATATCAGCCTTAGCTGATAGACTTAGTACACGTAGAAGTGTGCAACTACtatatattttaatgtaaaCTGTTGTTATGAGTGCTACATCGAAATATCTTTAATAGAATTTTTCGGCTAATTAGTTATGCAACATTTAATTGTTCTTCTCTTTGTTGGATGGTTTGCTTATCCATGAGGTTATTTCTATCATATACTACATTAGATTAGTTTTGCCTTCAGGAAATCACCCATTGTAATTTTAGTTGAGTTTTCAGGTTATTTTACTGTTCAATTGATTAAATTAATCTCACGTCGAACACATGTCATGGTTACCACATGTGACTGATTGCATTGGGTACCACTTTTTTGTCTTATCTTTTCATTCCATACTAATGTTTTTCAAGataattaatgatttgattaaaatgtttaattttgtgTTCATACTAATATAGCCTTTAGTTTTGTTATGCAGTTCATATGGACAGACTTTGGAAACAAGCATTTATATTGGCGAGACAACATTTTGCATTGTTATATGCATTGGGGGTTTAGTTCTATTTTCACAGTTGATTGGAAACATGCAGGTACTATTTTCTGCCTCCTTTTctagcttcttcttcttcttgtttccTGActaagaaaatgcaagaaaatggaaaaatggaaaaatggacCCACCACCTAATTCGTGAGTAAATTAGGAAAAAGGAAGGTGTAATGGATCTTGAGGTGACCATTCGTTGTAAACAACTGATCTTCACCTTGCAGATAAGTTACGAGGCTATCTTATGGGGTTGGAAAGGGTCCTCACCTAGTCAGATACTGTTATCTACTTTAGTCATTAGAGCTCTATCATCTCTTTATGTCTGTcctgttttttccttttgctgCATTCATGTTGAAATAGcaaaaatgaaataacaaaGAATGGATCAACTTGATGGTGGATTGAAGGCATTGGAACATGAGAATTGCTCTTCCACATTCATTTATCCGTATCAATTTTTCTAGCAAATCAAGCCTTGCTCTTCCATATCCATTTCTCCATATCAATTTTTCCAGCAAATCAAGCCTTGAGCTTTCAAgtgaaaaaagaattaaaccTTAAAATGCTAGAGTTGTCAATGCCCAGGCAAGGGGGGTTTTAGGtactgaaaagaaaaattgcaTCAGTCCCATACAACGTGGAGAAGATTTGAGGATTTCTGATGGGTAAGGTTGGACTTGCAGGCACCATACCCTAATGCAGACTCTTTATGAATGTTAGTAGGCCCAAATACTTTTACtaatgaatttgtttttttcccttcctcAAGACCTATTTGCAATCTATGACGGTAAGACTTGAAGAATGGAGGGTTAAGCGAAGAGATACAGAGGAGTGGATGAGGCACCGTCAATTGCCTCCAGCTTTGCAAGAACGGGTACATCGGTTTGTGCAGTACAAATGGCTTGCAACAAGAGGAGTTCATGAAGAATCAATTTTGCATTGGTTGCCCCTGGATCTCCGTCGTGAAATACAAAGGCACCTATGTCTTGGCCTTGTCCGCCGTGTATGTCTTCCTTGGtattttatttgtgatttatcCTTTCTAATCATGCATATAAGATGTTCTTTTGGGTCTATGATTTTTACAACCATTACCTCTGGATAGACCCCCTTCTAATATGGCAAAAGTTTCTTAttgcaaatatatttttaaacattttgatTCCATGCAAGCTACTTGCTTCTCCACCCTCAAATGTAACAGAGCACGTTGCTTGTCAGAAAACATCATTTTATGTAATATGGCAAATATGTTGTGTTCGTTGTTAGATTCATTACACAGCTAGAGCTTAATTACAAGCATCAGATTGTtcaaattgattataaaaaCTATTAGCTTTCTCTCTATGCAGAATTATTCTCTGGTCCATAATTGCCTAGTTTTGTTTTACAGGTGCCTTTCTTTGCACAAATGGATGACCAGCTTCTTGATGCCATTTGCGAACGCCTCACCTCATCCTTGAGTACTGAAGGCACCTATATCTTTCGAGAGGGTGATCCAGTAAATGAGATGCTGTTTATCATTAGAGGACAACTGGAGAGCTCCACAACCAATGGGGGAAAATCAGGATTCTTCAACTCCATCACCCTTAGACCTGGTGATTTCTGTGGCGAGGAATTACTGACATGGGCCTTAATGCCTAACCCGAGCATAAACTTGCCGTCTTCTACTCGAACTGTAAGGTCTCTTTGTGAAGTTGAAGCTTTTGCACTAACAGCTGAAGACCTCAAATTTGTTGCAAGTCAGTTCAGGCGACTTCACAACAAGAAACTCCAGCATGCCTTCAGGTACTATTCTCAACAATGGAGGACATGGGGTACTTGCTATTTACAAGATGCTTGGAGAAGATATAAAAAGAGAAAGCTGGCAAAGGAGTTGGCTAGACAAGAGAGCTACAACTATATGCTGATCCCTGATCAAGAGTATAATATTAGTGATGAGCCATCAGATGGAAATTTTGTGGTTGGAAGAGACGAGAACGCATTAACAGACAATCCAAACAATGTTCAACATCTTGGTGCCACGATTTTAGCTTCAAAATTTGCTGCAAATACGAGAAGAGGGGTTGCTCAGGAGGTTCGGGTGGTAGAGCCTGCTGCTCCTAGCTTGAAGATGCCCCGGCTGCTAAAGCCAGATGAACCTGATTTTTCTGTAGGCCATGAGGATGTTTAGTTAGTACAAGAACCAGTTGATCAGAAAAAGATTGAAGGAGCTAACAAGAGATCAGTTAGGATTTTCTTTACGACTTTTGTGTAAATTTTACCATAGACTAGTAATGTATGTCACACTCCCAATTCTCTTCTCCTTGTACCTTTCTTGTTTCTCCTCCTGATAATTGCAAAACTAATTCTTCCTTCACAGATTGTATACCATTCTCTGACAGATTTAAACTGTTGAATATGAGTACATTCATACTTACAAGGCTAACAAATTCCTCAAAACTTCTGCTTGATCATGGCTTCCTGGGTTCATGTTTGATGACTCTGAACATCTAACTATATTGAATGGAGACGTGAATCAGACAAAGTTTACAGTCGATAAAACATTATTGTTTCAGCCCAAACCTTGACATATCCTTAACCCCACATGAAATACAAGCTGTCTGTTCTGTATTGCGGGCTCCTGAATCTATGGAAAATGATCAAAATTTGAATCGTCATCACTTGTCAGGTACTGTATTCACAGAACCCAAATGCATACAGCTTGGATGACTACCAATTGATGAGAAAACAGCCTACTCTGCTTCCTTCATCTGCTGAAAGTTAGTTTCTGTGTGATGTAAAATTATGCTGTGATAAGCAAGCAATTGGTCTGATTCATCTTAACATTGGTGACATAAGAAATTTTCAACCTTTTTCTATGGCTGTGATGCCATGCTTCCTCTACTCTCTGTCATATGACCTTGTTTGGAAGAAATATCAAATAGTTGTGTGCAGTATCACCTCTATTAGTTACTGGCACTCACAGGCTAGTGGCTACAAGTTTGATGTAAGCAAgtgttcaaaatgaaaaggaaaaaattgttccaaattgtaaaagaaatgagccaataattttccattttaaaatttattgaaaaaagaagaagaataaaaacaaaagttaaaaGATTGAAAGTGCACCCATATATCCTTAGCTTTTGTtggagtttttattttagaaaccAAAACTCCTTTTCagaagttttcaaaaatagttttttattattctttgatgttttataaaataaaaatttgttttagaacATGAAaggtttttgaatttattttctatatttttaaaatattttttatatatattgtttcatttttaatcatttttcatatttatttaattattttttaaaacaattcttaaaaaataagttaaaatttaaaatactatgttttctatttttaataatagaaaacactttccttgttttttattatgaaatgtatttttctataaaccattttaaaaaataattgtgaaaagaaaatatttaccaaaaatCCTCGAAACCATCTAATATTTACGTCAATCAAACAAAAAGTTAGATCAAATGGATgggataaaagaaaataacaagtCCAACCATCAAACCAACatggtacttttttttttttttttctaaattttgtagaacataaaaaattatttaattaagcttttttttttttttaatgtgataaATTCATCAAGCATGATTCCATGATATGATGGGGTGTTTATCTTTTGGCAAAAGGACTTGCATCATGGAACAAGTGGTTTCCTTTTTCCCAAAAAAGGACAAGATTTGCAGGGGTGTCTAACCTCTCCCTTTGAACATACGACAAATTCAAAACTTGTATCTCTCCCAAGGAGAGATGCTTCCAGTAAATATGAATCAATCAAATTAGAGAAGCCTCTTGAAAAAGTTCACCCACCTACTAACCTCAATGTGGGGTCACTTTCACATGGTCATCCCATCATGAAATCATGCATGTCATGTCATTTGGCCCACAattaatcaaacaaacaaaaccctaattgCTACATGCATTTTGAAAATTCTCACTTGTTTTGATGTAAATTGTAATACAGGGTTATCAATAATAACTATATAAAATAAGCTTTgggagtcatttcttttaaaatgcaTTATTATCTTATATCACTTTTATGCattcttctaaaaacactttcacatagaattaaagtttatttaacgataatttttagaaatattataaatcacTCGTAGTATTAGaaaatcattaataatatttttctaaagaaacacttaatcaatgatttttttaaaaacactttcaataaaaatatttcgaaTCAAAACACTGTTTaacatattcttaaaaatatttgaaaataaacaaaaaaaaaaaagagtatttttTGGTAATATGTCATATGCTTAAATAGTGACTTTTAAAGAGATGTCAATCGTACTAAAGAACTTCTAAATAGTAataagtgtttttaattatttcaaaatcacttcTAATTGGACGAATAGAAAAAGTATGTTATATTTTGACACATTTTTTTACTACACTTCTTACCTTATTTGGTTGCACAAAAAAAGGAGGGTTGCTTCATGCAATTTAGGCAAGATTGCTAAGAGAATACAGTAAAATAAGCCTCCATTTTTCCACCTTTGGTTTCATGTCCAAACATAAGACACCATCCTTGGTGGAGTCACTCAGAAGTTATTGCAAGTTGCAACACTGTGGTGAACTTAGGACTTTCTTGGAAGACACGAAAATACTAAGATTTGTATGATTGACAACCTTCAGGAGCCAGTATTCACTAGCCATGGCTGCTCCCAGGATATTTTCTCTGCTCTCTGCTTCTTCCACTGCTGCTTCTTTACGTTCTTTTGGTACGCCCATGATGCTCTTTGTTTTTCTCAGTCCACATGCATATTTCTATGTTTCTGATC
Above is a genomic segment from Vitis riparia cultivar Riparia Gloire de Montpellier isolate 1030 chromosome 14, EGFV_Vit.rip_1.0, whole genome shotgun sequence containing:
- the LOC117931173 gene encoding cyclic nucleotide-gated ion channel 18-like isoform X2, giving the protein MNTAILTPASKFRPFRRRPSYAPITSDLNPYHILWRYQILEPDGDIVTYWNHVFLVTSLIALFLDPLYFFLPSVGGPACLTSDTSLGIVVTFFRTVSDLFYLLHMVMKFRTAFVAPSSRGLGRGELVMDAHTIAMRYLKSDFIIDLAATLPLPQIVIWLVIPATKKDRADQTNNTLALIVLIQYVPRLFLIFPLNRRIIKTTGVVAKTAWAGAAYNLLLYMLASHVLGASWYLLSMGRQHACWKAECAKESAAGISFCLPSFLDCKSLELEERQYWMNATRVVANCDARGHDTEFKFGMFADAFTNDVASSKFIEKYLYCLWWGLKNLSSYGQTLETSIYIGETTFCIVICIGGLVLFSQLIGNMQTYLQSMTVRLEEWRVKRRDTEEWMRHRQLPPALQERVHRFVQYKWLATRGVHEESILHWLPLDLRREIQRHLCLGLVRRVPFFAQMDDQLLDAICERLTSSLSTEGTYIFREGDPVNEMLFIIRGQLESSTTNGGKSGFFNSITLRPGDFCGEELLTWALMPNPSINLPSSTRTVRSLCEVEAFALTAEDLKFVASQFRRLHNKKLQHAFRYYSQQWRTWGTCYLQDAWRRYKKRKLAKELARQESYNYMLIPDQEYNISDEPSDGNFVVGRDENALTDNPNNVQHLGATILASKFAANTRRGVAQEVRVVEPAAPSLKMPRLLKPDEPDFSVGHEDV
- the LOC117931173 gene encoding cyclic nucleotide-gated ion channel 18-like isoform X1, with protein sequence MNTAILTPASKFRPFRRRPSYAPITSDLNPYHILWRYQILEPDGDIVTYWNHVFLVTSLIALFLDPLYFFLPSVGGPACLTSDTSLGIVVTFFRTVSDLFYLLHMVMKFRTAFVAPSSRGLGRGELVMDAHTIAMRYLKSDFIIDLAATLPLPQIVIWLVIPATKKDRADQTNNTLALIVLIQYVPRLFLIFPLNRRIIKTTGVVAKTAWAGAAYNLLLYMLASHVRIQSPNRPLLHCFVPFNWVLGASWYLLSMGRQHACWKAECAKESAAGISFCLPSFLDCKSLELEERQYWMNATRVVANCDARGHDTEFKFGMFADAFTNDVASSKFIEKYLYCLWWGLKNLSSYGQTLETSIYIGETTFCIVICIGGLVLFSQLIGNMQTYLQSMTVRLEEWRVKRRDTEEWMRHRQLPPALQERVHRFVQYKWLATRGVHEESILHWLPLDLRREIQRHLCLGLVRRVPFFAQMDDQLLDAICERLTSSLSTEGTYIFREGDPVNEMLFIIRGQLESSTTNGGKSGFFNSITLRPGDFCGEELLTWALMPNPSINLPSSTRTVRSLCEVEAFALTAEDLKFVASQFRRLHNKKLQHAFRYYSQQWRTWGTCYLQDAWRRYKKRKLAKELARQESYNYMLIPDQEYNISDEPSDGNFVVGRDENALTDNPNNVQHLGATILASKFAANTRRGVAQEVRVVEPAAPSLKMPRLLKPDEPDFSVGHEDV